The following proteins come from a genomic window of Heyndrickxia acidicola:
- a CDS encoding LCP family protein encodes MDSRIRKKKKRKSRKRKLLLSLIILIIAVIGYSAIQYYQGVNQTAESDRLKMDNVKFNGQKDQYGRTNVLLLGVDARGGQKASRTDSIMIAQYDPNKKTVKLVSVMRDIFADIPGYKPYKINTAYFLGGPELLRQTLKQNLGIDVQYYAIVDFNGFVKVIDTLAPDGIEVTVPHDMSKNIGVTLHKGTQKLHGKELLGFSRFRHDSQGDFGRVARQQEVLKAIKSQVLSISGIAKAPKLLGTIAPYVATNMNTSDRMGVLTDLLLHPGMKIKTMTIPVKGTYQNARSSYDGDVLEIDKEKNREALSAFLGEDLTTGQSADTTTDDTTSTFSQSGSSNQSDPSSQSNSTDNTGQ; translated from the coding sequence ATCCTTAATCATCCTGATTATTGCCGTTATCGGATATTCCGCTATTCAATATTATCAAGGTGTTAATCAAACGGCTGAATCTGACCGTTTAAAAATGGACAATGTAAAGTTCAATGGCCAAAAGGACCAGTATGGCAGAACCAACGTACTGCTGCTTGGAGTAGATGCAAGGGGCGGACAAAAAGCCTCCAGAACCGACTCAATTATGATTGCTCAATACGATCCGAATAAAAAAACGGTCAAGCTTGTATCGGTCATGCGTGATATTTTCGCCGATATTCCCGGGTATAAGCCGTATAAAATCAATACAGCCTACTTCCTGGGCGGACCGGAGCTTTTAAGGCAAACCCTCAAGCAAAACCTTGGAATCGATGTTCAATACTATGCAATTGTTGATTTTAATGGATTTGTGAAAGTCATTGATACTCTTGCTCCTGATGGCATTGAGGTTACTGTCCCTCATGATATGTCCAAAAATATTGGTGTCACTTTGCATAAAGGGACGCAAAAGCTTCACGGAAAAGAACTTCTTGGCTTCTCCCGTTTCCGCCATGATTCACAAGGAGACTTTGGACGAGTAGCCCGTCAGCAGGAAGTATTAAAGGCAATTAAATCGCAAGTCCTAAGTATTAGCGGAATTGCTAAAGCACCGAAGCTGCTTGGAACGATTGCGCCATATGTGGCGACTAATATGAACACAAGTGACAGAATGGGAGTCTTGACTGATCTCTTGCTTCATCCTGGAATGAAAATAAAAACCATGACGATACCGGTAAAAGGGACTTATCAAAATGCGCGGAGCTCGTATGATGGAGATGTGCTGGAAATTGATAAGGAAAAGAACCGCGAGGCGCTCAGTGCATTCTTGGGAGAAGATTTAACAACAGGACAGTCTGCTGATACAACCACGGATGATACAACATCTACATTTAGCCAGTCGGGTTCATCCAATCAATCAGATCCATCCAGTCAGTCGAATTCGACCGATAACACCGGGCAATAA
- a CDS encoding GNAT family N-acetyltransferase, whose product MIKILDITDVEAAESVLRIQLPAYNIEAKLLNFYDIPPLHETVNSLLESRETFFGFYQEDELAGVISISFEDNHLVICRLIVHPLHFRKGIGSALLQHVVDSYPEASCFKVSTGEKNEPAVRLYHSFGFQKTGKSEIAPDVYISHFMVEKSLET is encoded by the coding sequence ATGATTAAGATTTTAGATATAACAGATGTAGAGGCAGCCGAAAGCGTTTTACGCATCCAACTGCCTGCATATAATATAGAAGCGAAGCTATTAAATTTCTACGACATACCTCCGTTGCATGAGACTGTCAACTCTTTGCTAGAAAGCCGCGAAACCTTTTTTGGCTTTTATCAAGAGGATGAATTGGCCGGGGTCATATCGATTAGCTTTGAGGACAACCATTTAGTCATATGCAGATTGATTGTCCATCCTCTTCATTTTAGAAAGGGAATTGGCAGCGCTTTATTGCAGCACGTCGTTGATTCCTACCCTGAAGCGTCCTGCTTCAAAGTCAGCACAGGAGAAAAAAATGAGCCCGCTGTTCGGTTATATCATAGCTTCGGGTTTCAAAAAACCGGCAAAAGCGAAATAGCTCCAGATGTGTATATTTCTCATTTCATGGTGGAAAAAAGCTTGGAGACCTGA
- a CDS encoding bifunctional homocysteine S-methyltransferase/methylenetetrahydrofolate reductase encodes MDLLKTLEKRILVADGAMGTLLYSHGVDTCYEEFNLIHPEKIVNIHRAYIQAGAEVIQTNTYSANYFKLEQYGLEEKVKEINTEAVRIAKQAAGNNTFILGSMGGYRGVRKLEIPDAEIKRCFREQLFHLLNEGVDGILLETYFDVEELYSVVEIAKKEAAVPVIAQVSLHEPGVLQNGRHVTEALNQLEGLGADIIGLNCRLGPHHMIQSFEEIPLPEKAYLSAYPNASLLDYEDGRVTFRDNARYFKDSAIQLVEEGVRLIGGCCGTTPEHIQAVAEGVKGLTPIKEKTPKVPRARIELSSSSGIEPPIHQIAKERTSVIVELDTPKHLLTDRFFEGARALKEAGIDALTMADNSLASPRISNIAMAALLKEREQIRPLVHITCRDRNLIGLQSHLMGLDALGINQILAVTGDPSKIGDFPGATSVYDLSSMDLMQMIKQFNEGISYSGKSLQRKTSFSVAAAFNPNVRNLDKAVLRLERKIRSGADYFITQPLFSEEKIIEVYEATKHLDAPIYIGIMPLTSYRNASFLHNEVPGITLSDKILGVMERAKHDSAQAARESMAISKNLIDTAMNYFNGIYLITPFDRYDLTVECTQYIHSKETVTHGTKVI; translated from the coding sequence ATGGATTTACTGAAAACCCTGGAAAAACGGATTCTGGTAGCTGACGGAGCGATGGGAACACTACTTTATTCGCATGGGGTGGATACGTGTTATGAAGAGTTCAACCTGATTCATCCTGAAAAGATAGTGAATATTCACAGGGCATATATACAGGCCGGTGCAGAGGTCATTCAAACCAATACCTACAGTGCCAATTATTTTAAGCTGGAACAGTATGGACTGGAAGAAAAGGTGAAAGAAATCAATACGGAAGCGGTGCGGATTGCCAAACAGGCCGCTGGAAACAATACATTCATTCTGGGATCCATGGGCGGCTACAGGGGTGTTCGGAAATTGGAGATACCGGATGCAGAGATTAAGCGCTGCTTTAGAGAACAGCTTTTTCACCTGCTAAATGAGGGAGTTGACGGGATTCTTCTCGAAACCTATTTCGATGTGGAGGAGCTTTATTCCGTAGTGGAAATTGCCAAGAAGGAGGCAGCAGTACCGGTAATTGCCCAGGTTTCCCTGCATGAACCAGGCGTTCTCCAGAACGGGCGGCATGTGACCGAAGCGCTTAACCAGCTTGAAGGGTTGGGGGCAGATATTATCGGTCTCAATTGCCGTCTCGGCCCTCATCACATGATACAATCCTTTGAAGAAATCCCCTTGCCGGAAAAAGCCTATCTGTCTGCCTATCCTAATGCGAGTTTACTGGATTACGAGGACGGCAGGGTAACCTTTAGGGATAACGCTCGTTATTTCAAGGATAGCGCGATACAGCTGGTGGAGGAGGGTGTCCGGCTGATTGGGGGCTGCTGCGGTACCACACCTGAGCATATCCAAGCAGTGGCTGAAGGTGTAAAAGGGCTGACGCCTATAAAAGAAAAGACACCTAAAGTTCCGAGAGCACGAATCGAGCTTTCGAGTTCAAGTGGAATCGAGCCGCCCATCCATCAGATTGCAAAGGAAAGAACGTCGGTCATCGTTGAATTGGATACACCCAAGCATTTGTTGACAGATCGCTTTTTTGAAGGAGCAAGGGCTTTAAAGGAGGCCGGAATTGATGCCTTAACCATGGCGGATAATTCACTTGCGTCGCCGCGGATCAGCAATATTGCGATGGCTGCGCTTTTAAAAGAAAGGGAACAAATCCGGCCGCTTGTTCATATTACCTGCAGAGACCGCAATCTGATTGGGCTTCAATCTCATTTAATGGGGCTGGATGCACTTGGAATCAATCAAATACTGGCGGTAACGGGCGATCCTTCTAAAATCGGTGATTTTCCCGGAGCGACCTCGGTGTACGATTTGTCTTCCATGGATTTAATGCAAATGATCAAGCAGTTTAACGAAGGAATATCGTATTCCGGCAAATCGCTGCAAAGAAAAACCTCGTTTTCTGTAGCGGCAGCCTTTAATCCGAATGTTCGCAACCTGGATAAAGCTGTCCTCCGCCTGGAGCGGAAAATCAGAAGCGGAGCAGATTATTTTATTACACAGCCGCTTTTTAGCGAGGAAAAAATCATTGAAGTCTATGAAGCAACCAAACATTTAGATGCACCAATTTATATTGGCATCATGCCGCTTACAAGCTATCGGAATGCCAGCTTTCTTCACAACGAGGTTCCGGGCATTACGCTTTCGGATAAGATTCTCGGAGTCATGGAGAGGGCAAAGCATGACTCGGCACAGGCCGCAAGGGAAAGCATGGCCATTTCAAAAAATCTGATTGATACAGCGATGAACTATTTTAACGGAATCTACTTAATCACCCCTTTTGACCGCTATGACCTAACGGTTGAGTGCACCCAATACATTCATTCAAAGGAGACTGTCACCCATGGCACAAAGGTTATTTGA
- the metH gene encoding methionine synthase → MAQRLFEEQLEKKILILDGAMGTMLQACNLTASDFGGEEYEGCNEYLTLTAPHVIQHVHEEYLRAGADIIETNTFGATSIVLDEYGLGHLAEKLNRDAAKIAKRAAERFSTCERPRFVAGSMGPTTKTLSVTGGATFQQLKEAYFEQARGLIKGGADVLLIETSQDLLNVKAAFLGIEAAFKELEFKVPLLISGTIEPMGTTLAGQNIEAFYISVEHMNPVSVGINCATGPEFMAEHIRTLSGLASTAVSCYPNAGLPDEEGHYHESPASLAQKLRGFAEKGWINIAGGCCGTTPAHIQALDEALRDIHPRTPQKGHPHAVAGIEPFIYEDPSIRPIFVGERTNVIGSRKFKRLIAEGKIEEASEIARTQVKNGAHIIDICLADPDREEIEDIDAFIQVAVKKVKVPLMIDSTDDAVIERALTYTQGKNIINSINLENGQERFEKVASLVHQYGAAVVVGTIDEEGMAVTAERKREVAQRSYELLVGKYGLAPGDLIFDALVFPAGTGDQQYFRAAKETVEGIRLIKEHFPECQTILGVSNVSFGLPNAGREVLNSVFLYHCTKAGLDYAIVNTEKLERFASIPEEEVRMAEELLFETSDEALARFTDFYREKKQEVKAAAETLPLPERLANYVVEGTKEGLLPDLEEALEEYPTPLAIINGPLMAGMAEVGRLFNDNQLIVAEVLQSAEVMKAAVAFLEPYMEKNQETSSKGKVLLATVKGDVHDIGKNLVEIILSNNGFEVIDLGIKVSPAELIQEVRRVQPDIIGLSGLLVKSAQQMVLTAQDLREAGISIPILVGGAALSRKFTLNKIAPEYEGLVLYAKDAMDGLSLANRLQNELEREVLLREQLESQEKQRKIAQEVKRPESKAVVRSAVSRDSQIFQPQDVKQHVLRNYEVSHIEPYINRQMLIGHHLGLKGKLTSLLAKKDEKAWKLTEQVDELMARAKNEKWIEPSAVYQFFPAQSQGNDVLIYDPLDTSKVIERFTFPRQESEPFLCLADYLRSVESGEMDYVGMFAVVAGKNIRLEAQRLKEEGRYFESHALQAMALETAEGFAERIHQLMRDQWGFPDPAEFTMKERFAAKYQGQRFSFGYPACPNLEDQARLFRLLNPAQIGLELTDGYMMEPEAAVTAIVFAHPEARYFNVL, encoded by the coding sequence ATGGCACAAAGGTTATTTGAGGAGCAGCTAGAGAAGAAGATTTTGATATTGGATGGGGCAATGGGAACCATGCTTCAGGCCTGCAATCTTACAGCCTCTGATTTTGGAGGGGAAGAGTATGAGGGCTGTAATGAATACCTGACGCTGACGGCCCCCCATGTCATTCAGCATGTCCATGAAGAATACCTTCGGGCAGGTGCCGATATTATTGAAACGAATACGTTTGGAGCGACCAGCATTGTACTGGATGAATATGGACTGGGACATCTTGCGGAAAAATTGAATCGGGACGCTGCTAAAATTGCAAAAAGGGCAGCGGAGCGTTTTTCAACCTGCGAGCGTCCCCGTTTTGTGGCAGGCTCAATGGGACCCACAACGAAAACACTTTCTGTGACCGGAGGAGCTACTTTTCAACAACTGAAAGAGGCTTATTTTGAACAGGCAAGAGGGCTGATAAAGGGCGGTGCGGATGTACTGCTCATTGAGACCTCTCAGGACCTGTTGAATGTAAAAGCTGCCTTTCTCGGGATAGAAGCAGCGTTTAAAGAGCTTGAATTCAAGGTCCCCCTTTTAATATCGGGAACCATTGAACCGATGGGCACAACTCTTGCCGGGCAGAACATTGAGGCTTTTTACATATCGGTTGAACACATGAACCCTGTTTCGGTTGGAATTAACTGTGCAACAGGGCCGGAGTTCATGGCTGAGCACATCAGGACGCTTTCCGGCCTTGCTTCGACTGCGGTGAGCTGCTATCCCAATGCAGGGCTCCCGGATGAAGAAGGCCATTACCATGAGAGCCCTGCATCACTTGCTCAAAAGCTTCGCGGTTTTGCAGAAAAAGGGTGGATCAATATTGCAGGGGGCTGCTGCGGCACCACTCCAGCTCATATTCAAGCACTAGATGAGGCGCTTAGGGATATTCATCCGAGAACGCCGCAAAAGGGACATCCGCATGCAGTAGCCGGTATTGAGCCATTTATTTATGAGGACCCGAGCATCCGGCCTATTTTTGTAGGAGAAAGAACCAATGTCATTGGATCCCGAAAATTTAAACGGCTGATTGCAGAGGGGAAAATAGAAGAGGCAAGCGAGATCGCTCGAACACAGGTGAAAAATGGCGCCCATATCATTGATATCTGCCTTGCTGATCCAGACCGCGAAGAGATTGAGGACATAGATGCGTTTATTCAGGTAGCTGTAAAAAAGGTGAAGGTACCGCTGATGATTGATTCAACGGACGATGCGGTGATTGAGCGGGCTTTAACCTATACACAGGGAAAAAACATTATTAACTCAATCAATCTTGAGAACGGGCAAGAACGTTTTGAAAAAGTGGCCTCGCTTGTGCATCAATACGGCGCAGCGGTTGTGGTCGGAACCATTGATGAAGAGGGAATGGCGGTTACGGCTGAACGCAAGCGTGAAGTGGCGCAGAGGTCCTATGAGCTTCTTGTCGGTAAATATGGACTTGCGCCTGGAGACTTGATCTTTGATGCTTTGGTTTTTCCAGCTGGAACGGGTGACCAGCAATATTTTAGAGCTGCAAAGGAAACAGTCGAAGGGATCCGTCTGATAAAAGAACATTTTCCAGAATGCCAGACGATACTTGGGGTCAGCAACGTTTCCTTCGGTTTGCCGAACGCAGGACGGGAAGTGCTGAATTCTGTGTTTTTGTACCATTGTACAAAGGCAGGGCTCGATTATGCCATTGTAAATACGGAAAAATTGGAGCGGTTTGCTTCTATCCCGGAAGAGGAAGTCCGGATGGCAGAGGAGCTTTTATTTGAAACAAGCGATGAAGCTCTAGCTAGATTTACTGATTTTTATAGAGAAAAGAAACAGGAAGTGAAGGCAGCTGCTGAAACTCTCCCGCTTCCGGAGAGGCTGGCGAACTATGTGGTGGAGGGAACGAAGGAAGGCCTGCTGCCTGATTTGGAAGAAGCCCTTGAAGAATATCCAACTCCGCTTGCCATTATTAACGGCCCTTTAATGGCGGGAATGGCAGAGGTAGGGCGTTTATTTAATGATAATCAGCTCATTGTGGCGGAGGTGCTGCAGAGTGCTGAGGTAATGAAGGCGGCAGTAGCATTTTTAGAGCCCTATATGGAAAAAAATCAGGAAACCAGTTCGAAAGGGAAGGTCCTTTTGGCAACAGTAAAGGGCGATGTCCATGATATCGGCAAAAATCTAGTAGAAATTATATTAAGCAATAACGGTTTTGAAGTAATCGACCTTGGAATCAAGGTGTCACCTGCTGAGCTGATCCAGGAAGTGAGGAGGGTACAGCCGGATATCATCGGGTTGTCCGGGCTGCTTGTAAAGTCTGCGCAGCAAATGGTTCTCACCGCGCAGGACCTAAGGGAGGCAGGGATTTCCATTCCTATTTTAGTAGGAGGGGCGGCTCTTTCCCGAAAATTCACTTTAAATAAAATTGCCCCTGAGTATGAAGGGCTTGTGCTGTATGCAAAAGATGCAATGGATGGACTGTCTTTGGCAAACCGTCTTCAGAATGAGCTGGAGAGGGAGGTTCTTTTACGAGAGCAGCTGGAAAGCCAGGAAAAGCAGCGGAAAATCGCTCAGGAAGTAAAGAGACCTGAAAGTAAGGCAGTGGTTCGATCTGCAGTTTCAAGGGATTCACAGATTTTTCAACCCCAGGATGTGAAACAGCATGTTTTGCGCAATTACGAGGTCAGCCATATTGAACCTTATATCAACCGGCAAATGCTGATCGGGCATCATTTGGGGTTAAAGGGGAAGTTAACCAGTCTGCTCGCAAAAAAGGATGAGAAGGCATGGAAACTGACCGAGCAGGTCGATGAGCTGATGGCGAGGGCGAAAAATGAAAAGTGGATTGAGCCCTCTGCCGTCTATCAATTTTTTCCGGCTCAGTCACAGGGAAATGATGTGCTGATTTATGATCCTTTGGACACGAGCAAAGTAATAGAACGGTTTACTTTCCCCCGTCAGGAATCGGAGCCGTTCCTTTGTCTGGCTGATTACTTGCGTTCAGTTGAGAGCGGTGAAATGGATTATGTGGGCATGTTTGCTGTGGTGGCAGGAAAAAATATTCGCCTTGAGGCACAACGTTTAAAGGAGGAAGGACGCTATTTTGAGAGCCATGCATTACAGGCGATGGCGCTGGAAACGGCAGAAGGCTTTGCAGAAAGGATTCACCAGCTTATGAGGGACCAATGGGGCTTTCCGGATCCTGCTGAATTTACGATGAAGGAAAGGTTTGCGGCAAAGTACCAGGGCCAGAGGTTTTCCTTCGGATATCCGGCTTGTCCAAATTTGGAGGACCAGGCCCGGCTTTTCCGGCTGCTAAACCCTGCTCAAATCGGGCTGGAGCTGACTGATGGCTACATGATGGAACCGGAAGCTGCCGTTACAGCCATCGTCTTTGCCCATCCCGAAGCCAGGTACTTTAATGTACTATGA